The proteins below are encoded in one region of Megalops cyprinoides isolate fMegCyp1 chromosome 14, fMegCyp1.pri, whole genome shotgun sequence:
- the fstl1b gene encoding follistatin-related protein 1b has translation MMFRSVSLFILLVAAFCHAEEVKSKSKVCANVFCGAGRECAVTEKGEPTCLCIEQCKPHKRSVCGSNGKTYRNHCELHRDACLTGLKIQVSHDGHCTEKKTDKAVASPIVCYLGDRNELRSRIIEWLQAEVVPDGWFSKGSNFSNILLKYFKSYDNGDSQLDSAEFLKFIQHNETAVNISSFADEESNHLLRSLCVDALIELSDENADWKLSFDEFLNCLKPGFNPPEKKCALEDETYEDGAETQVECNRCVCACGNWVCTAMTCEGATGKDKTVVEETDGTDQEMTEEEWTQRVAELNKYQETMEKMKTSTKEM, from the exons GAGGTGAAGAGCAAGTCTAAGGTGTGCGCCAACGTGTTCTGCGGGGCGGGGAGAGAGTGTGCGgtgacagagaaaggagagccCACCTGCCTGTGCATTGAG CAATGCAAGCCGCACAAGCGCTCGGTGTGTGGCAGCAACGGCAAGACTTACCGCAACCACTGCGAGCTACACCGTGACGCCTGCCTCACTGGGCTCAAGATCCAGGTGTCCCATGACGGACACTGCACAG AGAAGAAAACTGACAAAGCAGTGGCTAGCCCAA TTGTGTGTTACCTGGGCGACCGCAATGAGCTGCGAAGCCGCATCATTGAGTGGCTGCAGGCCGAGGTGGTCCCCGACGGTTGGTTCTCCAAGGGCTCCAACTTCTCCAACATCCTGCTCAAGTACTTCAAG AGCTACGATAATGGAGACTCTCAGCTGGACTCTGCCGAGTTCCTCAAGTTCATCCAGCACAACGAGACAGCCGTCAACATCAGCTCCTTTGCTGACGAGGAGAGCAACCACCTGCTCAG GAGCCTATGTGTAGATGCACTCATTGAGCTTTCGGATGAGAATGCTGACTGGAAGCTAAGCTTTGATGAGTTCCTCAACTGCCTGAAGCCAGGGTTCAACCCACCAGAGAAGA agTGCGCCCTGGAGGATGAGACATATGAAGACGGTGCTGAGACCCAGGTGGAGTGCAACCGCTGCGTCTGTGCATGTGGTAACTGGGTGTGCACAGCCATGACCTGTGAAG gtgCTACAGGTAAGGATAAGACCGTGGTGGAGGAGACTGACGGGACAGATCAGGAGATGACTGAGGAGGAGTGGACCCAGCGTGTGGCTGAGCTCAACAAATACCAG GAGACAATGGAGAAGATGAAGACGAGCACTAAGGAGATGTAG